A window of Caretta caretta isolate rCarCar2 chromosome 13, rCarCar1.hap1, whole genome shotgun sequence contains these coding sequences:
- the SNPH gene encoding syntaphilin isoform X2, producing the protein MSLPGSRRSSTGSRRRPSPPVSMRDTYGTSSLSSSSNSGSCKGSDSSPTPRRPIKYSLCSDNHGIKPPTPEQYLTPLQQKEVCIRHLKARLKDTQERLQDRDTEIEDLKTQLSRMQEDWIEEECHRVEAQLALKEARKEIKQLKQVIDTVKNNLMEKDKGLQKYFVDINIQNKKLETLLHSMEIAQNGAVKEEGAGESVGGSPARSLTRSSTYTKLSDQAAGDRNAGDSQTLSAEEVLDSGFVAADDSLSRTDLLEQSSLLSSGVEFCTEEGSLQSSFTLGSRLPTSSTYEKLLGTQGSVEAGVQASCMQEQAIQTDFVHYEPDLDTILEKVMKSQACSLGSPTSVWVSEMEDIVPSSETQAQNFSGTTDLMATEPNSAVVVTAGDGPETPEGQEGCQGLVTSNPAVHQPSSTSQSVSVVCTLEEDAAELSQEPAAPKPYWSRHFLVDLLAVVVPAVPTVAWLCRTQRRQGQPIYNISSLLRGCCTVALHSLRKVNCRSVGSVRDSSCSSPP; encoded by the exons ATGTCCCTGCCGGGAAGCAGACGGTCCTCCACTGGCTCTCGAAG GCGCCCCTCTCCCCCCGTGAGCATGCGGGACACCTACGGCACCTCTtcgctcagcagcagcagcaactcggGCTCCTGCAAGGGCAGCGACAGCAGCCCCACCCCAAG GCGGCCCATCAAGTATAGTCTGTGCAGCGATAACCATGGGATAAAGCCCCCCACTCCTGAGCAGTACCTGACCCCCCTCCAGCAGAAGGAGGTCTGCATTAGACACCTGAAGGCCCGGCTGAAGGACACCCAAGAGAGACTCCAGGACAG GGATACTGAGATTGAGGATCTGAAGACCCAGCTCTCAAGGATGCAGGAGGACTGGATCGAGGAAGAGTGCCACCGTGTGGAGGCCCAGCTGGCACTCAAGGAGGCCCGGAAGGAGATCAAACAGCTAAAGCAGGTGATTGACACCGTGAAGAACAACCTGATGGAGAAGGACAAAGGCCTTCAGAAATACTTTGTGGACATCAACATCCAGAATAAGAAGCTGGAGACACTGCTGCACAGCATGGAGATAGCACAGAATGGGGCTGTGAaggaggaaggggctggggagtCGGTGGGGGGCTCTCCAGCCCGGTCGCTCACCCGCAGCTCCACCTACACCAAGCTGAGTGACCAGGCAGCAGGGGACAGAAACGCTGGCGACTCACAGACCCTGTCAGCTGAGGAGGTGTTGGACAGTGGCTTCGTGGCTGCAGATGACTCGCTGAGCCGGACGGACTTgctggagcagagcagcctgCTCTCATCAGGGGTAGAGTTCTGCACAGAGGAGGGGTCTCTACAGAGCTCCTTCACGCTGGGCTCCAGACTTCCCACCAGCTCCACCTATGAGAAACTTCTGGGTACACAAGGCAGCGTGGAGGCTGGAGTGCAGGCGAGCTGCATGCAGGAGCAGGCCATCCAAACTGACTTTGTGCATTACGAACCGGACCTGGACACTATCCTGGAAAAGGTCATGAAGTCCCAGGCTTGCAGTCTGGGCAGCCCCACTTCAGTGTGGGTGTCCGAAATGGAAGACATAGTGCCCAGCTCAGAGACTCAGGCCCAGAACTTCTCCGGGACCACGGACTTGATGGCGACTGAACCCAACTCCGCTGTGGTGGTGACTGCAGGAGACGGGCCAGAGactccggaggggcaagagggcTGCCAGGGGCTGGTGACCAGCAACCCTGCTGTGCACCAGCCCTCGAGCACTAGCCAGTCGGTGAGCGTCGTTTGCACCCTGGAGGAAGACGCTGCCGAGCTGAGCCAGGAGCCCGCAGCACCGAAACCCTATTGGAGCCGCCATTTCCTTGTGGATCTGCTGGCCGTGGTGGTGCCGGCGGTGCCCACGGTAGCCTGGCTGTGCCGTACTCAGCGAAGGCAGGGCCAGCCCATATACAATATCAGCTCGCTGCTCCGCGGGTGCTGCACGGTCGCTCTGCACTCCTTACGCAAGGTCAACTGTCGTTCCGTTGGCAGCGTGCGAGatagcagctgcagctccccgccctga
- the SNPH gene encoding syntaphilin isoform X1, whose protein sequence is MSLPGSRRSSTGSRSRGFYGRSGLASFFKSSAPPATPTEKQPLLPASRRPSPPVSMRDTYGTSSLSSSSNSGSCKGSDSSPTPRRPIKYSLCSDNHGIKPPTPEQYLTPLQQKEVCIRHLKARLKDTQERLQDRDTEIEDLKTQLSRMQEDWIEEECHRVEAQLALKEARKEIKQLKQVIDTVKNNLMEKDKGLQKYFVDINIQNKKLETLLHSMEIAQNGAVKEEGAGESVGGSPARSLTRSSTYTKLSDQAAGDRNAGDSQTLSAEEVLDSGFVAADDSLSRTDLLEQSSLLSSGVEFCTEEGSLQSSFTLGSRLPTSSTYEKLLGTQGSVEAGVQASCMQEQAIQTDFVHYEPDLDTILEKVMKSQACSLGSPTSVWVSEMEDIVPSSETQAQNFSGTTDLMATEPNSAVVVTAGDGPETPEGQEGCQGLVTSNPAVHQPSSTSQSVSVVCTLEEDAAELSQEPAAPKPYWSRHFLVDLLAVVVPAVPTVAWLCRTQRRQGQPIYNISSLLRGCCTVALHSLRKVNCRSVGSVRDSSCSSPP, encoded by the exons ATGTCCCTGCCGGGAAGCAGACGGTCCTCCACTGGCTCTCGAAG CCGGGGGTTTTATGGACGGAGTGGCTTGGCCTCGTTCTTTAAGTCTTCAGCGCCCCCTGCCACTCCGACTGAGAAACAGCCTCTTCTTCCTGCCTCCAGGCGCCCCTCTCCCCCCGTGAGCATGCGGGACACCTACGGCACCTCTtcgctcagcagcagcagcaactcggGCTCCTGCAAGGGCAGCGACAGCAGCCCCACCCCAAG GCGGCCCATCAAGTATAGTCTGTGCAGCGATAACCATGGGATAAAGCCCCCCACTCCTGAGCAGTACCTGACCCCCCTCCAGCAGAAGGAGGTCTGCATTAGACACCTGAAGGCCCGGCTGAAGGACACCCAAGAGAGACTCCAGGACAG GGATACTGAGATTGAGGATCTGAAGACCCAGCTCTCAAGGATGCAGGAGGACTGGATCGAGGAAGAGTGCCACCGTGTGGAGGCCCAGCTGGCACTCAAGGAGGCCCGGAAGGAGATCAAACAGCTAAAGCAGGTGATTGACACCGTGAAGAACAACCTGATGGAGAAGGACAAAGGCCTTCAGAAATACTTTGTGGACATCAACATCCAGAATAAGAAGCTGGAGACACTGCTGCACAGCATGGAGATAGCACAGAATGGGGCTGTGAaggaggaaggggctggggagtCGGTGGGGGGCTCTCCAGCCCGGTCGCTCACCCGCAGCTCCACCTACACCAAGCTGAGTGACCAGGCAGCAGGGGACAGAAACGCTGGCGACTCACAGACCCTGTCAGCTGAGGAGGTGTTGGACAGTGGCTTCGTGGCTGCAGATGACTCGCTGAGCCGGACGGACTTgctggagcagagcagcctgCTCTCATCAGGGGTAGAGTTCTGCACAGAGGAGGGGTCTCTACAGAGCTCCTTCACGCTGGGCTCCAGACTTCCCACCAGCTCCACCTATGAGAAACTTCTGGGTACACAAGGCAGCGTGGAGGCTGGAGTGCAGGCGAGCTGCATGCAGGAGCAGGCCATCCAAACTGACTTTGTGCATTACGAACCGGACCTGGACACTATCCTGGAAAAGGTCATGAAGTCCCAGGCTTGCAGTCTGGGCAGCCCCACTTCAGTGTGGGTGTCCGAAATGGAAGACATAGTGCCCAGCTCAGAGACTCAGGCCCAGAACTTCTCCGGGACCACGGACTTGATGGCGACTGAACCCAACTCCGCTGTGGTGGTGACTGCAGGAGACGGGCCAGAGactccggaggggcaagagggcTGCCAGGGGCTGGTGACCAGCAACCCTGCTGTGCACCAGCCCTCGAGCACTAGCCAGTCGGTGAGCGTCGTTTGCACCCTGGAGGAAGACGCTGCCGAGCTGAGCCAGGAGCCCGCAGCACCGAAACCCTATTGGAGCCGCCATTTCCTTGTGGATCTGCTGGCCGTGGTGGTGCCGGCGGTGCCCACGGTAGCCTGGCTGTGCCGTACTCAGCGAAGGCAGGGCCAGCCCATATACAATATCAGCTCGCTGCTCCGCGGGTGCTGCACGGTCGCTCTGCACTCCTTACGCAAGGTCAACTGTCGTTCCGTTGGCAGCGTGCGAGatagcagctgcagctccccgccctga
- the SDCBP2 gene encoding syntenin-2 isoform X1 — protein sequence MSTLYPSLEDMKVDQTLQAQANAASRALAGAAEKSEPAKATAPPVLYPNLRELGDYMGLSLSSEEVQKDLALVPASGNQAGALVPSSQGVLVAPLTGNNLGLRRAEIRPGLRELHLCKDERGKTGLKLKSIDQGVFVQLVKANSPASLVGLRFGDQVLQINGKDCAGWSTDKANRALKKASPEKIVVIVRDRPFQRTVTMHKDSTGHVGFVIKKGKIVSLTKGGSAARNGLLINHYICELNGQNVIGLKDKQILDILATAGNAVTITIIPTVIYEHMVKRLSPGQIKSSMDHSLPDV from the exons ATGTCAACTCTGTACCCGTCACTGGAGGACATGAAGGTGGATCAAACCTTGCAG GCTCAGGCGAATGCAgccagcagggctctggctggggctgcagagaaGTCAGAGCCAGCCAAGGCGACTG ccccacctgtTCTGTACCCAAACCTCAGGGAGCTTGGGGATTATATGGGGCTCTCGCTCTCCAGTGAAGAGGTCCAGAAGGACCTAGCTCTGGTCCCAGCAAGTGGCAAC CAGGCAGGGGCGCTGGTCCCTTCCTCCCAGGGTGTGCTGGTCGCTCCACTGACGGGAAACAACCTCGGGCTGCGCAGGGCAGAGATCAGGCCGGGCCTGCGGGAGCTCCACCTCTGCAAGGACGAGCGCGGGAAGACTGGGCTCAAGCTGAAAAGCATCGACCAG GGGGTGTTTGTGCAGCTGGTTAAGGCCAACTCCCCGGCGTCCCTCGTCGGGCTGCGCTTCGGGGACCAGGTGCTGCAGATCAACGGGAAGGACTGCGCTGGCTGGAGCACGGACAAGGCTAACAGGGCCCTGAAAAAGGCCTCCCCGGAAAAAATCGTCGTGATCGTGCGAGACAG GCCCTTCCAGCGCACGGTGACGATGCACAAGGACAGCACGGGGCACGTGGGGTTTGTCATCAAGAAGGGGAAGATTGTTTCTCTCACCAAAGGCGGCTCTGCAGCCCGGAACGGCCTCCTCATCAACCACTACATCTGTGAGCTGAACGGGCAGAACGTCATCGGCCTGAAG GACAAACAAATCCTGGATATCCTGGCTACAGCTGGTAACGCTGTCACCATCACCATCATCCCCACAGTGATCTACGAGCACATGGTCAAACG GCTGTCACCTGGGCAGATCAAGTCGTCCATGGACCACTCTCTTCCTGATGTTTAA
- the SDCBP2 gene encoding syntenin-2 isoform X2, with protein sequence MSTLYPSLEDMKVDQTLQAQANAASRALAGAAEKSEPAKATAPPVLYPNLRELGDYMGLSLSSEEVQKDLALVPASGNAGALVPSSQGVLVAPLTGNNLGLRRAEIRPGLRELHLCKDERGKTGLKLKSIDQGVFVQLVKANSPASLVGLRFGDQVLQINGKDCAGWSTDKANRALKKASPEKIVVIVRDRPFQRTVTMHKDSTGHVGFVIKKGKIVSLTKGGSAARNGLLINHYICELNGQNVIGLKDKQILDILATAGNAVTITIIPTVIYEHMVKRLSPGQIKSSMDHSLPDV encoded by the exons ATGTCAACTCTGTACCCGTCACTGGAGGACATGAAGGTGGATCAAACCTTGCAG GCTCAGGCGAATGCAgccagcagggctctggctggggctgcagagaaGTCAGAGCCAGCCAAGGCGACTG ccccacctgtTCTGTACCCAAACCTCAGGGAGCTTGGGGATTATATGGGGCTCTCGCTCTCCAGTGAAGAGGTCCAGAAGGACCTAGCTCTGGTCCCAGCAAGTGGCAAC GCAGGGGCGCTGGTCCCTTCCTCCCAGGGTGTGCTGGTCGCTCCACTGACGGGAAACAACCTCGGGCTGCGCAGGGCAGAGATCAGGCCGGGCCTGCGGGAGCTCCACCTCTGCAAGGACGAGCGCGGGAAGACTGGGCTCAAGCTGAAAAGCATCGACCAG GGGGTGTTTGTGCAGCTGGTTAAGGCCAACTCCCCGGCGTCCCTCGTCGGGCTGCGCTTCGGGGACCAGGTGCTGCAGATCAACGGGAAGGACTGCGCTGGCTGGAGCACGGACAAGGCTAACAGGGCCCTGAAAAAGGCCTCCCCGGAAAAAATCGTCGTGATCGTGCGAGACAG GCCCTTCCAGCGCACGGTGACGATGCACAAGGACAGCACGGGGCACGTGGGGTTTGTCATCAAGAAGGGGAAGATTGTTTCTCTCACCAAAGGCGGCTCTGCAGCCCGGAACGGCCTCCTCATCAACCACTACATCTGTGAGCTGAACGGGCAGAACGTCATCGGCCTGAAG GACAAACAAATCCTGGATATCCTGGCTACAGCTGGTAACGCTGTCACCATCACCATCATCCCCACAGTGATCTACGAGCACATGGTCAAACG GCTGTCACCTGGGCAGATCAAGTCGTCCATGGACCACTCTCTTCCTGATGTTTAA